The following are encoded together in the Monodelphis domestica isolate mMonDom1 chromosome 5, mMonDom1.pri, whole genome shotgun sequence genome:
- the LOC130454307 gene encoding 60S ribosomal protein L23a-like — MLRLRRQPKYPRKSAPQRNKLDHYAIIKFPSTTESAMKKIEDNNTLVFIVDVKANKHQTKQAVKKLYDIDVAKVNTLIRPDGEKKTYVRLAPDYDALDVANKIGIL; from the coding sequence ATGCTGAGACTTCGAAGGCAGCCCAAATACCCTCGGAAAAGTGCTCCTCAGAGAAACAAGCTTGATCACTATGCCATCATCAAGTTTCCCTCGACCACTGAATCAGCTATGAAGAAGATTGAGGACAACAACACTCTTGTCTTCATTGTGGATGTCAAGGCCAATAAGCATCAGACCAAGCAGGCAGTAAAGAAGCTGTATGACATTGATGTAGCCAAGGTCAACACACTGATCCGGCCTGATGGAGAGAAGAAGACCTATGTCCGACTTGCTCCTGACTACGATGCATTAGACGTTGCCAACAAAATTGGAATCCTCTAA